A single genomic interval of uncultured Desulfobacter sp. harbors:
- the uca gene encoding urea carboxylase, translating to MFSKVLVANRGEIACRIIRTLKKMNIASVAVYSDADAHAMHVMEADESILIGPSPAAESYLNTERILSAARECGAQAIHPGYGFLSENADFAGRCAQAGISFIGPSDTHIREFGLKHRARELAEQFDVPLVPGSPLLSSLNDALGAATDIGYPVMLKSTSGGGGIGMALCQSDEDLSEAWDRIKRLSENNFNDGGLFLEKYIAAARHIEVQVFGDGQGNALILGDRDCSVQRRNQKVIEETPAPGLSDALRQNLHSAARRLAQGVGYQSAGTVEFVYDTQTHQFYFLEVNTRLQVEHCVTEAVFGVDLVAWMIQLAAGDLPSLNRLTLEPSGAAIEARIYAEDPGKAFQPSTGLLTQVVFPESARVDSWVVTGTFVSAFYDPLLSKVIVHGKSREDAVCALKTALAETRLKGIETNLHLLRSICEFPAFQQGTYTTRILDNYAYHAPTICVDAPGMQTTVQDFPGRVGYWAVGVPPSGPMDMLNHCLANRIAGNPPEAAALEITVKGPDLTFNAETIFVLTGADIQATLDGDPVPRYSPVTAPAGSVLKSGIAVDGQRACLAVRGGIDVPLYMGSRATFTLGQFGGHGGRSLQTGDVLWTGTLSASKPRALEQSQWPELTDHWEIGVLYGPHGAPDFFTSKDMETFFNTEWEVHYNSSRTGVRLIGPGPEWARQDGGEAGLHPSNIHDTPYAVGAVDYTGDMPVILGPDGPSLGGFVCPVTIVQAELWKTGQLKAGSRVRFRLLTPEDAQALEEQQQALIQDLCLPDPVAPVKGKAFTSTETAIIHEFSIDGDIQVVCRRAGDKNLLIEFGEPVLDLTLRFHVHSLMLALEEKQLNGILDLTPGIRSLQIHYDNRVQPLDALLQTIESVQKTLSGRQNRKVPARIVHLPLSWDDPATHQAIERYTQSVRPDAPWCPSNIEFIRRINGLDSIEDVKNILFKASYLVMGLGDVYLGAPVATPLDPRYRLVTTKYNPARTWTPENAVGIGGAYLCVYGMEGPGGYQFVGRTVQMWNRYHETKEFKPGKPWLLRFFDQIRFYPVDHDTLMEMRKNLPYGLAGLRIDESEFDLDAYEAFLAENKESIQQFKDKQQAAFEAERRQWIENGQLNFSSEVPEHEEKAETVQVMPGCETVDSAVSGSLWKLQVKEGDAVKVGETIAILECMKMEVNLKSCCNGKVSQIFCSPGDLISSGQQLISIKPCQGAA from the coding sequence ATGTTCAGCAAAGTATTAGTTGCCAACCGGGGTGAGATTGCCTGCAGAATCATCCGCACCCTGAAAAAAATGAATATTGCCTCGGTGGCGGTTTATTCGGACGCCGACGCCCATGCCATGCATGTGATGGAAGCAGACGAGAGCATCCTGATCGGCCCTTCGCCGGCTGCGGAGAGTTACTTGAATACGGAACGTATTTTGTCGGCCGCCCGGGAGTGTGGTGCCCAGGCTATCCATCCGGGCTATGGTTTTTTAAGCGAAAATGCTGATTTTGCCGGCCGGTGCGCCCAGGCAGGGATCTCTTTCATCGGTCCAAGTGACACCCATATCCGGGAATTTGGCCTGAAACATCGCGCCAGGGAATTGGCCGAGCAATTTGATGTACCGCTGGTGCCGGGCTCACCACTTCTATCATCGTTGAATGACGCCCTTGGGGCCGCAACAGACATTGGCTATCCCGTCATGCTTAAAAGCACCTCAGGCGGCGGTGGTATCGGCATGGCCCTTTGCCAATCAGACGAAGACCTGTCCGAAGCCTGGGACCGGATCAAACGGCTGAGCGAAAATAATTTCAACGATGGCGGGCTTTTTCTTGAAAAATACATTGCAGCCGCCCGGCACATCGAAGTTCAGGTATTTGGAGACGGCCAGGGTAACGCCCTGATCCTTGGAGACCGGGACTGTTCGGTTCAGCGAAGAAATCAAAAGGTTATCGAAGAGACCCCGGCCCCGGGATTGTCTGACGCGCTTCGCCAAAATCTTCACTCCGCCGCCCGGCGCCTGGCCCAAGGCGTTGGCTATCAATCGGCGGGCACCGTGGAGTTTGTTTACGATACCCAAACCCACCAATTTTATTTTCTGGAGGTTAACACACGGCTTCAGGTGGAGCATTGCGTTACCGAAGCGGTTTTTGGTGTTGACCTGGTGGCATGGATGATACAGCTTGCCGCAGGTGATCTGCCGTCCTTGAACCGTCTGACACTGGAACCTTCGGGTGCCGCCATTGAGGCGCGGATTTACGCTGAGGACCCCGGAAAAGCGTTTCAACCCAGCACCGGACTTCTAACACAGGTTGTTTTCCCTGAGTCTGCCCGGGTGGATAGTTGGGTGGTGACCGGCACCTTTGTATCCGCTTTTTATGACCCGCTTCTATCCAAGGTGATCGTCCATGGCAAATCCCGCGAGGACGCGGTGTGCGCACTGAAGACCGCACTGGCCGAAACCCGCCTGAAAGGCATTGAAACCAATCTTCATCTTTTGCGCAGCATCTGTGAGTTTCCCGCATTCCAACAGGGAACATATACCACCCGGATTCTGGACAACTACGCCTACCATGCCCCCACCATTTGCGTGGATGCGCCGGGTATGCAGACCACGGTGCAGGACTTTCCGGGCCGTGTCGGATACTGGGCTGTGGGGGTACCGCCCTCCGGCCCCATGGATATGCTGAACCACTGCCTGGCCAACCGGATTGCCGGAAATCCCCCGGAGGCCGCCGCCCTTGAGATCACGGTCAAAGGCCCGGATCTGACCTTTAACGCAGAGACGATTTTTGTGCTGACCGGCGCAGACATCCAGGCTACCCTGGACGGTGACCCCGTACCACGATATTCACCCGTGACCGCGCCGGCCGGGTCTGTGCTGAAAAGCGGCATTGCCGTGGATGGTCAACGGGCCTGTCTGGCCGTGCGGGGCGGCATTGATGTGCCCCTGTATATGGGCAGCCGGGCCACATTCACCCTGGGGCAGTTCGGCGGCCATGGCGGCCGCAGCCTTCAGACCGGCGATGTGCTTTGGACGGGAACCCTTTCGGCATCCAAGCCCCGGGCTTTGGAACAGTCCCAATGGCCGGAATTGACAGACCACTGGGAGATTGGCGTATTGTACGGCCCCCACGGTGCCCCCGATTTTTTCACATCCAAAGATATGGAGACGTTTTTCAACACAGAGTGGGAAGTCCATTATAACTCGTCACGCACCGGTGTCCGCCTTATCGGGCCGGGGCCGGAATGGGCCAGGCAGGATGGCGGAGAGGCCGGCCTGCACCCGTCGAATATCCATGACACGCCCTATGCGGTGGGGGCGGTGGATTATACCGGCGACATGCCGGTGATATTAGGGCCGGATGGTCCCAGTCTTGGCGGCTTTGTATGTCCGGTGACCATTGTCCAGGCAGAATTGTGGAAAACCGGGCAGCTCAAAGCCGGCAGCCGGGTGCGGTTCCGCCTGCTCACGCCCGAAGACGCCCAGGCCCTTGAAGAACAGCAGCAAGCATTGATCCAGGACCTTTGCCTGCCAGACCCAGTGGCCCCGGTTAAGGGGAAGGCGTTTACCAGTACGGAAACGGCCATCATTCACGAATTTTCGATTGACGGCGACATCCAGGTGGTCTGCCGAAGAGCCGGGGATAAAAACCTGCTCATCGAATTTGGCGAACCTGTGCTGGATCTGACCCTTCGGTTTCATGTCCATTCCCTGATGCTGGCACTGGAGGAAAAACAACTGAACGGCATCCTGGATCTGACCCCCGGCATCAGGTCTTTGCAGATCCATTACGACAACCGGGTGCAACCCCTGGACGCCTTACTGCAGACCATTGAATCGGTTCAAAAAACCCTTTCCGGTCGTCAGAACCGAAAAGTTCCGGCCCGAATCGTCCATCTGCCCTTAAGCTGGGACGATCCAGCCACCCACCAGGCCATTGAGCGCTATACCCAATCAGTCCGGCCCGATGCCCCCTGGTGCCCGTCCAATATTGAATTTATCCGCCGCATCAACGGCCTGGACAGCATTGAGGATGTGAAAAACATACTGTTCAAAGCCAGTTATCTGGTAATGGGCCTGGGCGATGTTTACCTGGGCGCGCCGGTGGCCACGCCTCTGGATCCAAGATACAGGCTGGTCACCACAAAATATAATCCCGCCCGGACCTGGACCCCGGAAAATGCCGTTGGGATCGGCGGGGCCTATTTGTGCGTCTATGGCATGGAAGGACCTGGTGGTTACCAATTTGTGGGCCGCACCGTTCAGATGTGGAACCGTTATCATGAGACCAAGGAATTCAAACCGGGTAAGCCCTGGCTGCTGAGATTTTTTGACCAGATCCGCTTTTATCCGGTGGACCACGATACCTTGATGGAGATGCGAAAAAATCTGCCTTACGGCCTGGCCGGTCTCCGTATTGACGAAAGCGAATTCGACCTGGATGCTTATGAAGCGTTTCTGGCTGAAAACAAAGAGAGCATTCAGCAGTTCAAAGACAAACAGCAGGCCGCTTTTGAAGCGGAACGCCGGCAGTGGATAGAAAACGGTCAGCTCAATTTCAGCAGCGAAGTCCCGGAGCACGAAGAAAAGGCAGAGACCGTGCAGGTGATGCCCGGATGTGAAACCGTTGACAGTGCCGTTTCCGGAAGTCTTTGGAAATTGCAGGTCAAAGAGGGAGATGCCGTCAAAGTTGGGGAAACCATTGCCATCCTTGAATGCATGAAAATGGAAGTGAATCTCAAATCCTGCTGCAACGGCAAAGTTAGCCAGATTTTTTGTTCACCCGGAGACTTGATATCTTCCGGCCAGCAACTAATCTCCATTAAACCCTGTCAAGGAGCCGCCTAA
- a CDS encoding urea amidolyase associated protein UAAP1 yields the protein MTNKQSQNNETSGKLRFETIVPGGWNWSHIIKKGSSVRLTDLEGGANASALFYNAANPSERYNMGDTLKIQHISYITRGHCIYSDMGRILMSVIEDTCGWNDVICGVTDAAMIKARFGSKAYQDHHNDFYRNGYDSLMVELAKHALGPRDFTETINFFTKVGVSDNGDLFFVEDVSTPGSSVTLRAEMDTLLVLDTGMHPLNPTGDYVRKPVKLTVMDCPPASLDDSCRTFCPENERGFINTEQYHL from the coding sequence ATGACTAACAAACAATCCCAAAACAATGAAACATCCGGAAAACTGCGCTTTGAAACCATCGTTCCAGGCGGGTGGAACTGGTCCCATATTATTAAAAAAGGCTCATCCGTTCGGCTCACCGATCTGGAAGGCGGTGCCAATGCATCCGCGCTTTTCTATAATGCCGCCAATCCCAGTGAGCGCTACAATATGGGAGATACGCTTAAAATTCAGCACATTTCATATATTACCCGGGGGCACTGCATCTATTCGGACATGGGCCGAATTCTCATGTCAGTCATTGAGGACACCTGCGGGTGGAACGATGTGATCTGCGGGGTGACCGATGCCGCCATGATCAAGGCCCGCTTCGGCAGTAAGGCATACCAAGACCATCACAACGACTTTTACCGCAACGGTTACGATTCGTTGATGGTGGAACTTGCAAAGCATGCCCTTGGCCCCAGGGATTTTACCGAAACCATCAATTTTTTCACAAAAGTCGGGGTGTCTGATAATGGGGATCTCTTTTTTGTTGAAGACGTTTCAACGCCCGGCAGCAGCGTCACGCTCAGGGCTGAAATGGACACCCTTCTGGTGCTGGACACCGGCATGCACCCCCTGAATCCCACAGGCGACTATGTAAGAAAGCCCGTAAAATTAACCGTCATGGATTGCCCCCCTGCAAGTCTGGATGATTCCTGCCGCACATTCTGCCCCGAAAATGAGAGAGGGTTTATCAATACAGAACAGTACCATTTATAA
- a CDS encoding ABC transporter permease subunit, giving the protein MTWLSIQKPLAPKKRAVLILLSFVLPLLVWSAVSYLPFVWHPMMEIQSAGDSLYFEEGQRVRRTLFAAENSRINQSGGKKATGRRVNPVYLPPPHKVLTAVYTSFKAEPRRPGDPWLHESLAHSIRVVFYGFLLSSIIGVPLGIICGVFDFFSKLTEPFMEFFRYMPAPVFGALAVAVLGINDAPKIAIIFIGTFFQQVLVIGNTTRLLPPALLEAAQTLGARGGTLFRKVVLPAIAPHVFLDMRILLGWAWTYLIVAEVVGTSTGITWFINQQAKYRIYENVYAAILIIGFIGLSTDMLLAWIGRNVFVWNGGRRNTFFQMLVETLTGPRDTTFTFLNKRDTRYERIDIT; this is encoded by the coding sequence ATGACCTGGCTTTCAATTCAAAAACCGCTTGCGCCCAAAAAACGAGCAGTGTTGATTTTACTCTCCTTCGTCCTTCCCCTGCTGGTATGGTCGGCGGTCAGCTACCTGCCCTTTGTATGGCACCCGATGATGGAGATCCAGTCCGCCGGAGACAGTCTTTATTTTGAAGAAGGCCAGCGGGTCCGGCGCACGCTCTTTGCGGCAGAAAACAGCCGGATCAACCAAAGTGGCGGGAAAAAAGCAACGGGAAGGCGTGTCAATCCGGTATACCTTCCGCCGCCCCATAAGGTGCTGACAGCAGTCTACACCTCTTTTAAAGCCGAACCCCGCAGACCGGGAGATCCCTGGCTCCATGAAAGTCTGGCCCATAGTATCCGGGTAGTGTTTTACGGATTCTTGCTCTCTTCCATCATTGGTGTACCCTTAGGCATCATCTGCGGCGTATTTGATTTTTTCTCAAAGCTGACAGAGCCGTTTATGGAATTTTTCAGATATATGCCGGCACCGGTATTTGGGGCCCTGGCAGTGGCGGTTTTAGGCATTAACGATGCCCCCAAAATTGCCATTATTTTTATCGGCACTTTTTTTCAGCAGGTGCTGGTGATTGGCAACACCACGCGTCTGCTGCCGCCGGCCTTGCTGGAAGCGGCACAGACACTGGGGGCCCGTGGCGGCACCCTGTTTAGAAAAGTGGTGCTGCCGGCCATTGCCCCCCATGTGTTCCTGGATATGCGCATCTTGCTGGGCTGGGCATGGACCTACCTCATTGTCGCCGAAGTGGTCGGCACCAGCACCGGCATCACCTGGTTCATCAACCAGCAGGCCAAGTACCGCATTTATGAAAATGTGTATGCCGCCATCCTTATCATCGGATTTATCGGGTTGTCCACCGATATGCTGCTGGCCTGGATCGGACGGAATGTGTTTGTCTGGAACGGCGGGCGGCGCAACACGTTTTTCCAAATGCTCGTTGAAACCCTTACCGGCCCCAGGGACACCACATTCACTTTTCTAAACAAAAGAGACACAAGATATGAACGCATTGACATTACCTAG
- a CDS encoding ABC transporter ATP-binding protein gives MNALTLPSYKDQSPKVADRFKRIKQRDVILEADNITKVFNSEIGDITALESVSFKAYRREFLSVIGASGCGKSTLIRILSGLETVTSGQVLLDGRKVEKPGPERGMVFQGYTLFPWLTVKKNVMFGLEVAGKSQAESEAMQWIDMVGLDRFADHYPGQLSGGMQQRVAIARALANQPRVLLMDEPFGALDAQTRAKMQSYLLQIWQNVDITIIFITHDLDEAVYLSDRILVLDNHPGRVKEMIEVPVEQPRSVKQHLNPEFLATKAHIENLIHPHRDEEDRLPIIRLTQVNDDIL, from the coding sequence ATGAACGCATTGACATTACCTAGCTATAAAGACCAGAGCCCAAAGGTTGCAGACCGGTTCAAACGGATAAAACAGCGGGATGTCATTCTTGAGGCCGACAATATTACCAAAGTGTTCAATTCTGAAATCGGAGACATCACCGCCCTTGAATCCGTATCCTTCAAGGCCTACCGGCGGGAATTTCTCTCGGTAATCGGCGCATCCGGGTGCGGAAAATCCACATTGATCCGTATTTTATCCGGTCTTGAGACAGTCACATCCGGACAGGTGCTGCTGGACGGCAGAAAAGTGGAAAAACCCGGGCCTGAAAGGGGGATGGTGTTTCAGGGCTATACCCTGTTTCCCTGGCTGACGGTCAAAAAGAATGTGATGTTCGGCCTGGAGGTTGCCGGAAAAAGCCAGGCAGAGTCCGAAGCCATGCAGTGGATCGACATGGTGGGCTTGGATCGATTTGCCGATCACTATCCCGGTCAGCTCTCCGGCGGCATGCAGCAGCGGGTAGCCATTGCCCGGGCCCTGGCCAACCAGCCCAGGGTGCTGTTGATGGATGAACCCTTTGGCGCCCTGGATGCCCAGACACGGGCGAAAATGCAGTCCTATCTGCTTCAGATCTGGCAGAATGTGGATATCACCATCATTTTCATCACCCATGATTTGGATGAAGCCGTCTACCTGTCGGACCGAATTTTGGTACTGGACAACCATCCGGGTCGCGTCAAGGAGATGATCGAGGTGCCGGTGGAACAGCCGCGCTCGGTCAAACAGCACCTGAACCCGGAATTTCTGGCCACCAAGGCACATATTGAAAACCTGATTCATCCACACAGGGATGAAGAGGACCGGCTTCCCATCATCCGCCTGACCCAGGTCAATGATGATATTTTGTAG
- the atzF gene encoding allophanate hydrolase, translated as MNLTIEHLQRCYKDRTLTPENLIHKLIQICREDQKNVWIRLLTEDEIAPFLKNLEGETPETLPLFGIPFAIKDNIDLAGIPTTAGCPEYTYTPEKSAFVVEQLINAGAIPMGKTNMDQFATGLVGTRSPYGACRNSFHPDYISGGSSSGSAVALASGMCSFSLGTDTAGSGRVPAAFNNILGVKPSKGLLSTQGVVPACRSLDCVSIFALCAQDAETIFQTAAVFDPADPFSRKVPATPKQPFNQSNFTFGVPAAKNLNFFGNRAYEQYFNKSIDMLTDMGGACIEIDFSPFLDAAQLLYEGPWVAERTLAVGNFLLEHPNAGVPVTRQIICDGKPWTAEAVFSCLYKLQALKQKTDAVLDTVDFLVTPTAGTCYTINAVNADPVRLNSNLGYYTNYMNLLDYCSLAVPTAMTETVPFGVTLVGQTFEDLRLLQAGACLHAQAALPMGCGPDAPPPLPAKSLSSETVQVAVCGAHLEGLPLHHQLIDLDAVLLQKTHTADAYRMFALKSDPPKPGLIRDEHRGAAIEVEIYALSVSAFGQFVQQIPHPLGIGKLELSDGTWVSGFIAEPIVMESGCEITQYGGWRAYLKPCKKIRRNQRASKKGTRQQ; from the coding sequence ATGAATTTGACTATTGAACATTTGCAAAGGTGTTATAAAGACCGTACCCTGACCCCTGAAAACCTGATTCACAAGCTGATCCAAATCTGCCGGGAGGACCAAAAAAATGTCTGGATCCGCCTGTTAACCGAAGATGAGATTGCGCCTTTCCTTAAAAACCTCGAAGGAGAGACGCCTGAGACCCTGCCGCTGTTCGGCATCCCTTTTGCCATTAAGGACAATATTGATCTGGCAGGTATTCCCACCACCGCAGGATGCCCGGAATACACCTACACACCGGAAAAATCCGCTTTCGTGGTTGAACAGTTAATCAATGCCGGTGCCATCCCCATGGGCAAAACCAACATGGATCAATTCGCCACAGGACTGGTGGGAACGCGTTCGCCATACGGCGCCTGCCGGAACAGCTTTCATCCGGATTACATTTCAGGCGGTTCCAGCAGCGGCTCGGCCGTTGCCCTGGCAAGCGGCATGTGCAGTTTTTCCCTGGGAACGGATACTGCCGGATCGGGAAGGGTCCCGGCCGCGTTTAATAATATCCTGGGTGTCAAACCCAGCAAGGGCCTGCTCAGTACCCAGGGGGTGGTTCCCGCCTGCCGCAGCCTGGACTGTGTATCGATTTTTGCCCTGTGTGCCCAAGATGCCGAAACAATTTTCCAAACTGCTGCGGTCTTTGATCCGGCAGATCCCTTTTCCCGGAAGGTACCCGCCACCCCGAAACAACCCTTCAATCAATCCAATTTTACCTTTGGCGTTCCTGCGGCAAAGAATCTTAACTTTTTTGGCAATCGGGCCTATGAACAGTATTTCAATAAAAGCATTGATATGCTGACAGACATGGGCGGCGCCTGTATTGAAATTGATTTTTCACCGTTTCTTGATGCGGCACAGTTGCTGTACGAAGGTCCATGGGTGGCGGAACGAACCCTTGCCGTAGGTAATTTTCTGTTGGAACACCCAAACGCAGGCGTCCCTGTGACCCGTCAGATCATCTGCGACGGCAAACCATGGACAGCAGAGGCCGTTTTTTCTTGCCTTTATAAGTTGCAGGCGCTTAAACAAAAGACCGATGCCGTCTTAGATACCGTTGATTTTCTAGTCACCCCCACGGCCGGCACCTGTTATACCATTAATGCGGTGAATGCCGACCCTGTGCGGCTGAACAGCAATTTAGGATATTATACCAATTATATGAACCTGCTGGACTACTGCAGCTTAGCCGTTCCCACGGCCATGACAGAAACCGTACCCTTTGGTGTCACCCTTGTGGGCCAAACCTTTGAGGATTTGCGGCTGCTTCAGGCGGGTGCATGTCTGCATGCTCAGGCGGCCCTTCCCATGGGCTGCGGGCCGGATGCGCCCCCGCCGCTGCCTGCAAAATCTTTATCCAGTGAAACCGTGCAGGTTGCGGTCTGTGGCGCCCACCTTGAAGGATTGCCCCTCCACCACCAGCTAATCGACCTGGACGCGGTCCTGTTACAAAAAACCCATACGGCTGACGCCTATCGTATGTTTGCCCTGAAAAGCGACCCGCCAAAACCCGGCTTGATCCGTGATGAACACAGAGGCGCAGCCATTGAAGTGGAAATTTATGCGCTTTCGGTGTCGGCCTTTGGCCAATTTGTCCAACAGATCCCCCACCCGCTGGGTATTGGAAAATTGGAACTATCCGACGGCACCTGGGTTTCAGGCTTTATCGCAGAGCCGATTGTAATGGAATCCGGCTGTGAAATCACACAATATGGCGGCTGGCGGGCCTATCTTAAGCCCTGTAAAAAAATTCGGCGAAATCAGAGAGCCTCAAAGAAAGGGACCCGGCAACAATAG
- a CDS encoding ribbon-helix-helix protein, CopG family — protein sequence MSSSTNDKTQRISVSLPVQLTAELDRMVVDGGYRNRSQAMAQMIRNTLLDHYEQSGSRVMAGTITLIYNEAQADLKTRLVNIQRHHIDSVISCLNVLLEKNYSLEVLLVQGPVDTLNKIVKEIRACKGVENCKLVLSSALMPPIHEKTGVHND from the coding sequence ATGAGTAGCTCAACCAACGATAAAACCCAAAGAATCAGTGTTTCGCTACCGGTTCAGCTGACAGCGGAATTGGACAGGATGGTTGTGGACGGTGGCTACCGGAACCGCAGCCAGGCCATGGCACAGATGATCCGCAATACCCTTCTGGATCACTACGAACAAAGCGGCAGTCGTGTTATGGCCGGAACAATTACCCTGATCTATAACGAGGCACAGGCGGATCTGAAAACCCGTTTAGTCAATATTCAGCGACATCATATTGATTCGGTGATTTCCTGCCTCAATGTGTTGCTTGAAAAAAATTATTCCCTTGAAGTGCTTCTGGTGCAGGGTCCGGTGGATACCCTGAACAAAATCGTCAAAGAGATACGGGCCTGCAAGGGCGTTGAAAACTGTAAACTGGTACTTTCATCTGCACTGATGCCGCCAATTCATGAAAAAACAGGAGTACATAATGACTAA
- a CDS encoding urea amidolyase associated protein UAAP2, whose product MTIPLTQSPLDTQDAVFTHTVAAGDGWMHLLKKGQTLRITDLHGNQAVDTIFFNADNTNERYHAANTMREQKNVYISTGTNIRSSENNVMLTVTADTCGRHDTLGSACSCESNTVRYDFYRRYMHSCRDIFLKTLLDWGNGMDKRDQVCNINFFMNVPVNPEGGSNFEDGISQPMKYVEMTAKMNILVLVSNCPQLNNPCNAYNPTPVEMTIWNPA is encoded by the coding sequence ATGACCATCCCACTAACACAAAGCCCTCTGGACACCCAGGATGCCGTATTTACCCATACTGTTGCTGCCGGGGACGGCTGGATGCATCTTTTGAAAAAAGGACAGACCCTTCGGATTACAGACCTTCACGGCAACCAGGCCGTGGACACCATTTTTTTTAACGCGGACAACACCAACGAGCGCTACCATGCCGCCAATACCATGAGAGAACAAAAAAATGTATATATCTCCACGGGCACAAACATTCGCTCCAGTGAAAATAATGTCATGCTGACGGTCACCGCAGATACCTGCGGCCGTCATGACACATTAGGCAGCGCCTGCTCATGCGAAAGCAACACTGTTAGATATGATTTTTACAGACGGTATATGCATTCGTGCAGGGATATCTTTTTAAAGACGCTTCTGGATTGGGGCAACGGCATGGACAAACGTGACCAGGTCTGCAATATCAACTTTTTCATGAACGTGCCGGTGAACCCGGAAGGCGGTTCAAATTTTGAAGACGGCATTTCCCAGCCCATGAAATATGTGGAGATGACGGCCAAAATGAACATCCTTGTGCTGGTTTCCAACTGTCCCCAGCTCAACAATCCGTGTAATGCATATAACCCCACGCCCGTGGAAATGACCATCTGGAATCCTGCCTGA
- a CDS encoding ABC transporter substrate-binding protein yields MKLKFRVLMTLMCLFIVLGSAQAEPLKIAYSDWPGWIAWDIGVRNGFFKKHGVDVELKWFEYMASMDAFAAGKVDAVCVTNGDALILNATGTRNIMILINDISNGNDKIVAAPGIESVKALKGRKIGVEIGCVSHLLLINALKDNGMTEKDVTLVNVPTHQTAQVLASGDVDAIVAWQPNSGQALKSVHGSSQVYTSANAPGLIYDTLAVSLNSILERRADWQNVVAAWYDIVAYMKDPANTTQMLEILSSRVALTPEEYAPFLKGTKIFTLEEAAAAFKPGDGFSSLYGSSDISDKFMIANKVYDKPVNTKKVIDPSFTNALMK; encoded by the coding sequence ATGAAACTTAAATTCAGAGTACTTATGACCTTAATGTGTCTGTTTATTGTTTTGGGCAGCGCCCAGGCTGAACCCTTGAAAATCGCCTACAGTGACTGGCCAGGCTGGATCGCCTGGGATATTGGTGTCAGAAATGGTTTTTTTAAAAAGCATGGGGTTGATGTTGAACTCAAATGGTTTGAATATATGGCGTCAATGGATGCATTTGCCGCCGGAAAAGTGGATGCCGTATGCGTGACAAACGGCGATGCCCTGATCCTGAACGCCACGGGTACGCGCAACATTATGATTCTGATCAATGATATCAGTAATGGAAATGATAAAATTGTGGCTGCCCCGGGCATTGAATCCGTTAAGGCGCTGAAAGGCCGTAAAATAGGGGTGGAGATCGGTTGTGTCAGCCATCTGCTGCTGATCAATGCTCTTAAAGACAACGGCATGACTGAAAAAGATGTCACCCTGGTGAATGTTCCCACCCACCAGACCGCCCAGGTTCTGGCATCCGGCGATGTGGATGCCATTGTTGCATGGCAGCCCAATTCAGGGCAGGCCCTTAAATCCGTACATGGTTCTTCACAGGTTTACACCAGTGCCAATGCCCCGGGTCTGATTTATGACACCCTGGCCGTATCCCTTAATTCCATTTTGGAACGCCGTGCAGACTGGCAAAACGTTGTGGCTGCCTGGTATGACATTGTCGCTTACATGAAAGATCCGGCCAACACCACGCAAATGCTTGAAATCCTTTCCTCCCGTGTGGCCCTGACCCCTGAAGAGTATGCACCCTTTCTCAAAGGGACCAAAATTTTCACCCTGGAAGAGGCGGCAGCCGCCTTCAAACCCGGTGATGGATTTTCAAGCCTGTACGGCTCCAGCGATATTTCAGACAAATTCATGATTGCCAATAAAGTGTACGACAAGCCTGTTAACACCAAAAAGGTCATTGACCCGTCATTCACCAACGCGTTGATGAAATAA